From the Thermococcus sp. 18S1 genome, one window contains:
- a CDS encoding iron ABC transporter permease produces the protein MRVKPSKLVLLIPLAFLVVFFYVPLVSILKTGLWENGLTLKHLSAVLANDYHRRVILFTIGQAIASTLLTLALGLPGAYIFAKYDFPGKGTIKAVLTVPFVMPSVMVALGYILLFGKSGFITGLIGRDLGIIYSWKGILLAHAFYNFPIVIRMVSSLWQRVNPHYEEAAMALGARGWTLFRKVTLPMISPAIFASAMLTFVFCFLSFSIPLIIGGYQYATIEVDIFTSIMVLLDFKTGSALAIIQIILSMGFMYLYLRALDAYAKREEQRVFRKPRPFTRRDWLSLKGLLVGIYSLIVFLFIVSPLLAVLYDSLRFNDAWSLEWYRRIFSTEYNPMFGATTLDAVRNSLTFGLATIFLSVLVALPIAYALHRWSFRGKRLFDVLVMLPLASSAITLGLGYIRVFHTTPLYFTAWIIIAAHTVIAYPFVLRAVSTSLKKIRPNLWEAALSLGAKEWKAFLRVELPLALGGVIVGAIFAFAISIAELGATYMLAKPEYTTMTGAIYKFLGARQFGSASALAVLLMAVSTLSFLIIERVGEEVW, from the coding sequence ATGAGGGTGAAGCCTTCGAAGCTCGTCCTGCTCATCCCTCTGGCCTTCCTCGTGGTCTTCTTCTACGTCCCGTTAGTCAGTATTCTAAAAACCGGTCTCTGGGAGAACGGCCTCACCCTCAAGCACCTCTCCGCCGTTCTGGCCAACGACTACCACCGGAGGGTCATTCTCTTCACAATAGGGCAGGCGATAGCCTCAACCCTCCTTACCCTGGCACTCGGCCTTCCGGGGGCGTACATATTCGCCAAGTACGACTTTCCGGGGAAGGGCACCATAAAGGCGGTCTTAACAGTCCCGTTCGTCATGCCCAGCGTGATGGTCGCGTTGGGCTACATACTCCTCTTCGGAAAGAGCGGCTTCATAACCGGCCTCATCGGCCGCGATCTGGGCATAATCTACTCCTGGAAGGGCATTCTCCTCGCTCACGCCTTCTACAACTTCCCCATCGTTATCCGCATGGTCTCGTCGCTGTGGCAGCGCGTGAATCCCCACTACGAGGAGGCCGCGATGGCATTGGGGGCGAGGGGCTGGACGCTCTTCAGAAAGGTTACCCTGCCGATGATCTCCCCGGCGATTTTTGCCTCCGCGATGCTCACCTTCGTGTTCTGCTTCCTGAGCTTCTCGATTCCGCTCATCATCGGCGGCTACCAGTACGCCACGATAGAGGTGGACATCTTCACCTCGATAATGGTGCTCCTCGACTTCAAGACCGGCTCGGCTCTTGCCATAATCCAGATAATCCTAAGCATGGGCTTCATGTACCTCTACCTGAGGGCGCTCGATGCCTACGCCAAGCGCGAGGAGCAGCGCGTGTTTAGAAAGCCCCGTCCCTTCACGAGGCGCGACTGGCTGAGCCTCAAGGGCCTGCTCGTTGGAATCTACTCCCTAATCGTCTTCCTCTTCATAGTCTCCCCGCTACTGGCTGTCCTCTACGACTCCCTGCGCTTCAACGATGCCTGGAGCCTCGAATGGTACAGGAGAATATTCTCGACTGAGTACAACCCGATGTTCGGGGCGACAACGCTCGACGCGGTAAGGAACTCACTCACATTCGGTCTGGCGACGATATTCCTGTCTGTTCTCGTGGCACTTCCAATAGCCTACGCCCTCCACAGGTGGAGCTTCAGGGGAAAGAGGCTCTTCGACGTCCTGGTGATGCTCCCGCTGGCTAGCTCTGCCATAACCCTCGGCCTGGGATACATAAGGGTCTTCCACACCACGCCCCTCTACTTCACCGCCTGGATAATCATAGCCGCCCACACCGTCATAGCCTACCCCTTCGTGCTCCGTGCCGTTTCAACGTCCCTGAAGAAGATACGGCCGAACCTCTGGGAGGCGGCGCTGAGCCTGGGAGCCAAGGAGTGGAAGGCCTTCCTGAGGGTGGAGCTTCCGCTGGCCCTGGGTGGAGTCATCGTCGGCGCGATATTCGCCTTCGCAATAAGCATAGCGGAGCTGGGAGCGACCTACATGCTGGCCAAACCCGAATACACCACCATGACGGGGGCCATATACAAGTTCCTCGGGGCGAGGCAGTTCGGCTCAGCCTCGGCCCTGGCGGTTCTTCTTATGGCCGTCTCAACGCTCAGCTTCCTGATAATCGAGAGGGTAGGTGAGGAGGTATGGTGA